A section of the Thauera chlorobenzoica genome encodes:
- the dnaE gene encoding DNA polymerase III subunit alpha, protein MNSAAPAAAQAEPGFVPSAPRFVHLRLHSEYSISDGIVQLDPAIATAAADGMPALGISDLANLFGMVKFYKGARARGIKPIIGVDAWIQNETERDKPFRALLICRDRIGYGQLCELLTRAYLDNKYRGRAEMRREWFDDGAASGLLCLSGALEGDVGAALAAGNGELAAQLAADWARRFPDAFYIEIQRAGHPGTESYIRHAVDIAGRLGLPVVATHPVQFLTGEDFKAHEARVCIAQGYVLADKRRPREFTEEQYLKSQAEMCELFADLPEALENAVEIARRCSLTVQLGKNFLPLFPTPEGMTLDDFLVEEAKAGLERRLAQLYPQPEEREKQRPRYEQRLKFETDTIIQMGFPGYFLIVADFIRWGKKNGVPVGPGRGSGAGSLVAYSLDITDLDPLEYALLFERFLNPERVSMPDFDIDFCQDNRYRVIEYVRERYGKDAVSQIATFGTMASKAVVRDVGRVLDLPYGLCDRLSKLVPIEGAKPVSLAKAYELEPQIGEMMADGNDGESVQQLWSLAQPLEGLSRNVGMHAGGVLIAPGKLTDFCPLYIADGEDATPVSQFDKDDVEAVGLVKFDFLGLRNLTIIELALEYVERMTGSRPDLMSLGFEDPAAYQILKDANTTAIFQVESDGMKKLLKKLAPDRFEDIIAVLALYRPGPLGSGMVDDFILRKKGQQEIDYFHPDLKACLEPTYGVIVYQEQVMQISQIIGGYTLGGADMLRRAMGKKKPEEMAKHRETIAAGAKQKGYDPALAEQLFDLMTKFAEYGFNKSHTAAYAVVTYHTAWLKAHHCAAFMAATMSSDLDNTDTVKIFYEDTVANKITVLPPDVNASDYRFVPVDRKTIRYGLGAVKGCGEPAVRTILAARAKGGAFRDLFEFCERVDRRLVNRRVIEALIRAGAMDALAGHQGLDRAQLMATVALAMEAAEQAAANALQGGLFDLIPEAAGAAPEFARIRPWTERERLKEEKLAIGFFLSGHPFDAFKAEVRRFVRRTLAQIEPSRDITMLAGVVMEARTKMGNRGKMAFVQLDDGTQPREVAVYSEVLDANRGKIVTDEVLVVEGKVSNDEFSGGLRIVAERLLTLGEARGRFARGLQLRLDGEAGSAAAVVGQLQGLLEPFRTEGCPVRLGYRNSAAEAELLFGERWRVRLDDALLDALRECLAPEAVEVIYP, encoded by the coding sequence ATGAATTCCGCCGCCCCCGCCGCTGCCCAGGCCGAACCGGGCTTCGTCCCGAGCGCTCCGCGCTTCGTCCATCTCCGCCTTCATTCCGAGTACTCGATCAGCGACGGCATCGTCCAGCTCGACCCGGCCATCGCCACCGCGGCGGCCGACGGCATGCCGGCGCTCGGTATCTCCGACCTCGCCAACCTGTTCGGCATGGTCAAGTTCTACAAGGGCGCGCGCGCCAGGGGCATCAAGCCGATCATCGGCGTCGACGCCTGGATCCAGAACGAGACCGAGCGCGACAAGCCTTTCCGCGCGCTGCTGATCTGCCGTGACCGGATCGGCTACGGCCAGCTGTGCGAACTGCTGACGCGCGCCTATCTCGACAACAAGTACCGTGGCCGCGCCGAGATGCGCCGCGAATGGTTCGACGACGGTGCCGCAAGCGGGCTGCTGTGCCTGTCCGGTGCGCTGGAAGGCGACGTCGGCGCGGCACTGGCCGCCGGCAATGGAGAGCTCGCCGCCCAGCTTGCCGCCGACTGGGCGCGGCGCTTTCCGGACGCCTTCTACATCGAGATCCAGCGCGCCGGCCATCCCGGCACCGAGAGCTACATCCGCCACGCGGTGGACATCGCCGGCCGCCTCGGCCTGCCGGTGGTGGCAACCCACCCGGTGCAGTTCCTCACCGGTGAGGACTTCAAGGCCCACGAGGCGCGGGTGTGCATCGCGCAAGGCTATGTGCTTGCCGACAAGCGCCGGCCGCGCGAGTTCACCGAGGAGCAGTACCTCAAGAGCCAGGCGGAGATGTGCGAACTCTTTGCCGATCTCCCCGAGGCGCTCGAGAACGCGGTCGAGATCGCGCGCCGCTGCTCGCTGACGGTGCAGCTGGGGAAGAACTTCCTGCCGCTGTTCCCGACTCCCGAAGGCATGACGCTGGACGACTTCCTGGTCGAGGAAGCCAAGGCCGGCCTCGAGCGGCGCCTCGCCCAGCTCTACCCGCAGCCCGAGGAGCGCGAGAAGCAGCGCCCGCGCTACGAGCAGCGCCTGAAGTTCGAGACCGACACCATCATCCAGATGGGCTTTCCCGGCTACTTCCTGATCGTGGCCGACTTCATCCGCTGGGGCAAGAAGAACGGCGTGCCGGTGGGGCCGGGTCGTGGCTCGGGCGCGGGCTCGCTCGTCGCCTACTCGCTTGACATCACCGACCTCGACCCGCTCGAATACGCGCTGCTGTTCGAGCGCTTCCTCAACCCGGAGCGGGTGTCGATGCCCGACTTCGACATCGACTTCTGTCAGGACAACCGCTACCGCGTCATCGAATACGTGCGCGAACGCTACGGCAAGGACGCGGTGAGCCAGATCGCCACTTTCGGCACGATGGCCTCGAAGGCGGTGGTGCGCGACGTCGGCCGCGTGCTCGACCTGCCCTACGGCCTGTGCGACCGCCTCTCCAAGCTGGTCCCGATCGAGGGCGCCAAACCCGTCTCGCTCGCCAAGGCCTACGAGCTGGAGCCGCAGATCGGCGAGATGATGGCCGACGGCAACGACGGCGAGTCGGTGCAGCAGCTGTGGAGCCTCGCCCAGCCGCTGGAGGGCCTCTCGCGCAACGTCGGCATGCACGCCGGCGGGGTGCTGATCGCGCCCGGCAAGCTCACCGACTTCTGCCCGCTCTACATCGCCGACGGCGAGGACGCCACCCCGGTGTCGCAGTTCGACAAGGACGACGTCGAAGCCGTCGGCCTGGTCAAGTTCGACTTCCTGGGGCTACGCAACCTCACCATCATCGAGCTCGCCCTCGAGTACGTCGAACGCATGACCGGCAGCCGCCCCGACCTGATGAGCCTGGGCTTCGAGGACCCCGCCGCCTATCAGATCCTCAAGGACGCCAACACCACGGCGATCTTCCAGGTCGAATCGGACGGGATGAAGAAGCTCCTGAAGAAGCTCGCCCCCGACCGCTTCGAGGACATCATCGCGGTGCTCGCGCTGTACCGCCCCGGCCCGCTCGGCTCGGGCATGGTGGACGACTTCATCCTGCGCAAGAAGGGCCAGCAGGAGATCGACTACTTCCACCCCGACCTCAAGGCCTGCCTGGAGCCGACCTACGGCGTCATCGTGTACCAGGAACAGGTGATGCAGATCTCCCAGATCATCGGCGGCTACACCCTGGGCGGCGCCGACATGCTGCGCCGCGCGATGGGCAAGAAGAAGCCCGAGGAGATGGCCAAGCACCGCGAGACCATCGCCGCCGGGGCGAAGCAGAAGGGCTACGACCCGGCGCTCGCCGAGCAGCTCTTCGACCTGATGACCAAGTTCGCCGAGTACGGCTTCAACAAGTCGCACACCGCGGCCTACGCGGTGGTGACCTACCACACCGCCTGGCTCAAGGCCCACCACTGCGCCGCCTTCATGGCGGCGACGATGTCCTCCGACCTCGACAACACCGATACGGTGAAGATCTTCTACGAGGACACCGTCGCCAACAAGATCACCGTGCTGCCGCCGGACGTGAACGCCTCCGACTACCGCTTCGTGCCGGTGGATCGGAAGACGATCCGCTACGGCCTGGGCGCGGTGAAAGGCTGCGGCGAGCCGGCGGTGCGCACCATCCTTGCCGCGCGCGCGAAGGGCGGCGCCTTCCGCGACCTGTTCGAGTTCTGCGAGCGCGTCGACCGCCGCCTGGTGAACCGCCGCGTGATCGAGGCGCTGATCCGCGCCGGGGCGATGGACGCGCTCGCCGGCCACCAGGGGCTGGACCGCGCGCAGCTGATGGCGACCGTCGCGCTGGCGATGGAGGCGGCCGAGCAGGCCGCGGCCAACGCGTTGCAGGGCGGGCTGTTCGACCTCATCCCCGAGGCCGCCGGTGCCGCGCCCGAGTTCGCCAGGATCCGCCCGTGGACCGAGCGCGAGCGGCTGAAGGAGGAGAAGCTCGCGATCGGGTTCTTCCTCTCCGGCCACCCGTTCGATGCGTTCAAGGCCGAAGTACGGCGCTTCGTGCGCCGCACCCTGGCCCAGATCGAGCCCTCGCGCGATATCACGATGCTCGCCGGGGTGGTGATGGAGGCGCGCACCAAGATGGGCAACCGCGGCAAGATGGCGTTCGTGCAGCTCGACGATGGCACCCAGCCGCGCGAGGTCGCGGTGTATTCCGAAGTGCTGGATGCGAACCGCGGCAAGATCGTCACCGACGAGGTGCTGGTGGTCGAGGGCAAGGTCAGCAACGACGAATTCTCCGGTGGCCTGCGCATCGTCGCCGAGCGCCTGCTGACGCTGGGTGAGGCGCGCGGCCGCTTCGCCCGCGGGCTGCAGCTGCGCCTCGACGGCGAGGCCGGCAGCGCCGCCGCCGTGGTCGGCCAGCTGCAAGGCCTGCTCGAACCGTTCCGTACCGAGGGCTGCCCGGTCCGCCTCGGTTACCGCAATTCCGCTGCCGAAGCCGAGCTGTTGTTCGGCGAGCGCTGGCGGGTGCGGCTCGACGACGCGCTGCTCGATGCGCTGCGCGAGTGCCTGGCGCCCGAGGCGGTCGAGGTGATTTATCCCTGA
- the rsmA gene encoding 16S rRNA (adenine(1518)-N(6)/adenine(1519)-N(6))-dimethyltransferase RsmA, translating to MHDFDTDGHRARKRFGQNFLSDPNTIRRIIDGIRPQAGERMVEIGPGLGAMTAPLIERLGHLHVVEIDRDLIARLRETYPPTQLTIHEGDALKFDFASLGGEEEKPLRVVGNLPYNISTPILFHLAGFAEHVKDMTFMLQKEVVMRMVAAPGTEEYGRLSVMLQYRFRMGRLFDVPPGAFRPAPKVMSSIVRMAPLPPEELGAQDEALLGRIVTAAFGQRRKTLKNTLREFVGEADFDALGLDPGLRGEKLSVAQFVAIANHCSARR from the coding sequence ATGCACGACTTCGACACCGACGGCCACCGTGCGCGCAAGCGCTTCGGCCAGAACTTCCTCTCCGACCCCAACACCATCCGCCGCATCATCGACGGCATCCGCCCGCAGGCGGGTGAGCGGATGGTCGAGATCGGCCCCGGCCTGGGGGCGATGACGGCGCCGCTGATCGAACGCCTCGGCCACCTCCACGTGGTCGAGATCGACCGCGACCTGATCGCGCGCCTGCGCGAAACCTACCCCCCGACACAGTTGACGATCCACGAAGGCGATGCGCTGAAGTTCGACTTCGCCAGCCTGGGCGGCGAGGAGGAAAAACCGCTGCGCGTCGTCGGCAACCTGCCGTACAACATCTCGACGCCGATCCTGTTCCACCTCGCCGGCTTCGCCGAGCATGTCAAGGACATGACCTTCATGCTGCAGAAGGAAGTGGTGATGCGCATGGTGGCCGCGCCCGGCACCGAGGAGTACGGGCGCCTGTCGGTGATGCTGCAGTACCGCTTCCGCATGGGGCGGCTGTTCGACGTACCGCCCGGCGCTTTCCGCCCGGCGCCGAAGGTGATGTCGAGCATCGTGCGCATGGCGCCGCTGCCGCCCGAAGAGCTCGGCGCACAGGACGAGGCCCTGCTCGGGCGCATCGTCACCGCAGCCTTCGGCCAGCGCCGCAAAACGCTGAAGAACACGCTGCGCGAATTCGTCGGCGAGGCCGACTTCGATGCCCTCGGGCTCGACCCCGGGCTGCGCGGCGAAAAACTGTCGGTGGCACAGTTCGTCGCCATCGCCAACCACTGCAGCGCCCGGCGCTGA
- the pdxA gene encoding 4-hydroxythreonine-4-phosphate dehydrogenase PdxA has product MSARAAAAPLIAVTSGEPAGIGPELCVRLAERRWPARVVVLGDLALIRDRAAAIGSPAPVRPWQADAMPEPGTLEVLHQPLAAPSRPGRLDPANGAYVLGLLERAIAGCLAGEFAAMVTAPVHKGVICEGLGAAAAMPFSGHTEYLAARTGTPRVVMMLVGGGLRVALVTTHLPLAAVAAAITPAAVEDTLRILHADLMRHFGLPAPRILVAGLNPHAGEGGHMGREEIDVILPVLEKLRAEGMQLVGPLPADTLFVPHTLAQGDAVLAMYHDQGLPVLKHASFGGGVNVTLGLPIVRTSVDHGTALDLAGSGRADPGSLFAAVDLAITMAAARAA; this is encoded by the coding sequence ATGAGCGCACGCGCTGCCGCAGCGCCGCTGATCGCCGTCACTAGCGGCGAACCAGCGGGCATCGGCCCCGAGCTGTGCGTCCGTCTCGCCGAGCGGCGCTGGCCGGCGCGCGTGGTGGTGCTCGGCGACCTCGCCCTGATCCGCGACCGCGCCGCGGCCATCGGCAGTCCGGCGCCCGTCCGCCCGTGGCAGGCAGACGCGATGCCCGAACCCGGCACCCTCGAAGTCCTGCACCAGCCGCTGGCCGCCCCCTCCCGCCCCGGCCGCCTCGACCCGGCCAACGGCGCCTACGTGCTCGGCCTGCTCGAGCGCGCGATCGCCGGCTGCCTCGCCGGCGAATTCGCCGCAATGGTCACCGCGCCGGTGCACAAGGGCGTGATCTGCGAAGGGCTGGGCGCGGCCGCGGCGATGCCCTTCTCCGGCCACACCGAATACCTCGCCGCCAGGACCGGCACCCCGCGCGTCGTCATGATGCTGGTCGGCGGCGGGCTGCGCGTGGCGCTGGTCACCACCCACCTGCCGCTCGCCGCGGTGGCGGCGGCGATCACCCCGGCGGCGGTCGAGGACACGCTGCGCATCCTCCACGCCGACCTCATGCGCCACTTCGGCCTGCCGGCACCGCGCATCCTCGTCGCCGGGCTCAACCCGCACGCCGGCGAAGGCGGCCACATGGGGCGCGAGGAGATCGACGTCATCCTCCCGGTGCTCGAGAAGCTGCGCGCCGAGGGCATGCAGCTCGTCGGCCCGCTGCCGGCCGACACCCTGTTCGTGCCGCACACCCTGGCCCAGGGCGACGCGGTGCTGGCGATGTACCACGACCAGGGCCTGCCGGTGCTCAAGCACGCCAGCTTCGGCGGCGGGGTCAACGTCACCCTCGGCCTGCCGATCGTGCGCACCTCGGTCGACCACGGCACCGCGCTCGATCTGGCCGGCAGCGGCCGTGCCGACCCCGGAAGCCTGTTCGCCGCAGTGGACCTGGCGATCACGATGGCCGCCGCGCGCGCGGCCTGA
- a CDS encoding peptidylprolyl isomerase, translated as MTRPFSRTRLALAIGLSAAALSLSAHAAPRAVEVDRIIAVVNNEVITALQLRDRVAQAERQLRRQGVELPPMEVLERQLLERLIVERAQIQRAEESALRIDDAALERAIERIASSNKLSLDQLRATLAQDGVAWERFREEIRTEILLSRLREREVDNRIVVTDAEIDNFIANTPDAFSGEEFAVAHILLRTPEGATPEQVEAVRRRAERTMARLRSGEDFARVAAEVSDAPDGLSGGALGWRRLDRLPALFADAVRNMQPGSTSPVLRSAAGLHIVRLVDRRGGGMEAMQQLEQTRARHILIRNSEVLSDSDAEARLLGLRERALNGADFGELAKANSADLSAAKGGDLGWVNPGDTVPEFERAMNALQPGEVSLPVKSPFGWHLIQVVERRMQDVTDERKRNAARMALRERKAEEAYEDWVRQLRDSTYVDYRLERE; from the coding sequence ATGACACGTCCTTTCTCCCGTACCCGTCTCGCCCTCGCCATCGGCCTCAGCGCTGCAGCGCTCAGCCTGTCCGCCCACGCTGCGCCCCGCGCGGTGGAGGTGGACCGCATCATCGCCGTGGTCAATAACGAGGTCATCACCGCCTTGCAGCTGCGCGACCGCGTCGCCCAGGCCGAGCGCCAGCTGCGCCGCCAGGGCGTGGAGCTGCCGCCGATGGAGGTGCTCGAACGCCAGCTGCTCGAGCGCCTGATCGTCGAGCGTGCGCAGATCCAGCGCGCCGAGGAAAGCGCGCTGCGGATCGATGACGCCGCGCTCGAACGCGCCATCGAGCGCATCGCCTCGAGCAACAAGCTCTCCCTCGACCAGCTGCGTGCGACCCTGGCGCAGGACGGCGTGGCCTGGGAGCGCTTCCGCGAAGAGATCCGCACCGAGATCCTGCTCTCCCGCCTGCGCGAGCGCGAGGTCGACAACCGCATCGTGGTCACCGATGCCGAGATCGACAACTTCATCGCCAACACCCCCGACGCCTTCAGCGGCGAGGAGTTCGCCGTCGCCCACATTCTGCTGCGCACGCCCGAAGGGGCCACGCCGGAGCAGGTCGAGGCGGTGCGCCGGCGCGCCGAACGGACCATGGCACGGCTGCGCTCGGGCGAGGATTTCGCCCGCGTCGCCGCCGAAGTCTCCGATGCGCCGGACGGCCTTTCGGGTGGCGCCCTGGGCTGGCGCCGGCTCGACCGCCTGCCGGCGCTGTTCGCCGACGCCGTCCGCAACATGCAGCCCGGCAGCACCTCGCCGGTCCTGCGCAGCGCTGCCGGCCTGCACATCGTGCGCCTGGTCGACCGCCGCGGCGGCGGCATGGAGGCCATGCAGCAGCTCGAGCAGACCCGTGCCCGCCACATCCTGATCCGCAACTCCGAAGTGCTCTCCGACAGCGACGCCGAAGCCCGCCTGCTCGGCCTGCGCGAGCGTGCACTCAACGGCGCCGACTTCGGCGAGCTGGCGAAGGCGAATTCGGCGGACCTCTCCGCGGCCAAGGGCGGCGACCTGGGCTGGGTCAACCCCGGCGACACCGTGCCCGAATTCGAGCGCGCGATGAACGCCCTGCAGCCGGGCGAGGTCAGCCTGCCGGTGAAGTCGCCGTTCGGCTGGCACCTGATCCAGGTCGTCGAACGGCGGATGCAGGACGTCACCGACGAGCGCAAGCGCAACGCCGCGCGCATGGCACTGCGCGAGCGCAAGGCGGAAGAGGCCTACGAGGACTGGGTGCGCCAGCTGCGCGACAGCACCTACGTTGACTACCGCCTCGAGCGGGAATGA
- a CDS encoding LPS-assembly protein LptD, with protein sequence MAPNTRIRLIPLLLLCLCGTGFAAGLPPLEVAPELLRGRVPAPAQPPAKTAPQAGTAPSSPARERAPRAAPPAPPRQAPAAALPPGTTAISALRIHGSRSIELVADGDAELQRDDIVLTADKVTYREPTDEAVAEGNVLLRQGEDTIAGPRATLIVGAHTGQFESPRYTLSRERDPRVAGDALRSVSGSGEADVLRLEGENQFRLENATWTTCSATDPDWYIKARELELDYDREVGTARGSSIVFKDVPIFWMPWAEFPLTAQRQSGLLPPTFGTSNKTGLDLTVPYYWNIAPNYDATLAPRFMSRRGLQLGGEFRYLGEDYRGTSRIEWMANDKITGEERRLGSVQHQHRLAPNLYGSLDLNAVSDDSYFEDLSSRIGVASRVNLLREGRLIYTGGWWNASALAQSYQTLNPNPDSRNVSPYRRLPQLLLSATRPDLAGGLSAALKTEYVRFEHPDADTDKDEAARAIAYPQLSLPLEGAAWFLTPKAGVHHTHYDVERSPLNATARDSISRTVPILSLDSGLFFEREARLFNGDYLQTLEPRLYYLRIPSRKQDDIPLFDTSRLDIGFAQLFAENRFSGSDRIGDANDLTATLTTRFIEAGTGIERLRALIGQRYYFSDQEVYLFNRDELRTAGKGAELLGGLGGRLSRTLSLDSYVQYNTDTRETERFNASLRYQPGFARALNLSYRYAPNLRIAENIVGLEDVDVSGQWPIGRGWYGVSRLTHSLKENRLTEAIGGLEYDGGCWAFRVAMHRFAIDENDVTKAIFVQLELNDLASIGSNPVGLITRSVPGYGKINDSSSGRIFGSE encoded by the coding sequence ATGGCTCCGAATACGCGCATACGTCTGATTCCGCTGTTGCTGCTGTGCCTCTGCGGCACCGGCTTCGCCGCCGGCCTGCCGCCGCTCGAAGTGGCGCCCGAGCTGCTGCGCGGCCGCGTGCCCGCGCCCGCCCAGCCGCCGGCAAAAACCGCGCCGCAGGCGGGCACTGCGCCTTCGTCCCCGGCCCGCGAGCGCGCGCCGCGCGCGGCCCCGCCCGCCCCGCCCCGCCAGGCACCCGCCGCCGCCCTGCCGCCGGGCACGACCGCGATCAGCGCGCTGCGCATCCACGGTTCGCGCAGCATCGAGCTGGTCGCCGACGGGGATGCCGAGCTGCAGCGCGACGACATCGTGCTGACCGCCGACAAGGTGACCTACCGCGAGCCCACCGACGAGGCCGTCGCCGAAGGCAACGTCCTTCTCCGCCAGGGCGAGGACACCATCGCCGGCCCTCGCGCCACCCTGATCGTCGGCGCGCACACCGGGCAGTTCGAATCGCCGCGCTACACCCTGTCGCGCGAACGCGATCCGCGGGTCGCGGGCGACGCCCTGCGCTCGGTATCGGGGAGCGGCGAAGCCGACGTGCTCAGGCTCGAAGGCGAGAACCAGTTCCGCCTCGAAAACGCCACCTGGACGACCTGCAGCGCCACCGACCCCGACTGGTACATCAAGGCCCGCGAGCTCGAACTCGACTACGACCGCGAAGTGGGCACCGCCCGCGGCAGCTCGATCGTGTTCAAGGACGTGCCGATCTTCTGGATGCCGTGGGCCGAGTTCCCGCTCACCGCCCAGCGCCAGTCCGGCCTGCTGCCGCCGACCTTCGGCACTTCGAACAAGACCGGCCTCGACCTCACCGTCCCTTATTACTGGAACATCGCCCCCAACTACGACGCCACCCTCGCGCCGCGCTTCATGAGCCGACGCGGGCTGCAGCTGGGCGGCGAATTCCGCTACCTCGGCGAGGACTACCGCGGCACCAGCCGCATCGAGTGGATGGCGAACGACAAGATCACCGGAGAAGAGCGCCGTCTCGGTTCGGTCCAGCACCAGCACCGGCTCGCCCCCAATCTGTACGGCTCGCTCGACCTCAACGCGGTCTCGGACGACAGCTATTTCGAGGACCTGTCCTCGCGCATCGGCGTGGCCTCGCGCGTCAACCTGCTGCGCGAAGGGCGCCTGATCTACACCGGCGGCTGGTGGAACGCCTCGGCGCTGGCGCAGAGCTACCAGACGCTCAACCCCAACCCGGACTCGCGCAACGTCTCGCCCTACCGCCGCCTGCCGCAGCTGCTGCTGTCGGCGACGCGCCCGGACCTGGCGGGCGGACTGTCGGCGGCACTCAAGACCGAGTACGTCCGCTTCGAACACCCTGACGCGGACACCGACAAGGACGAAGCCGCCCGCGCCATTGCCTACCCCCAGCTCTCGCTGCCGCTGGAAGGCGCGGCCTGGTTCCTCACCCCGAAAGCCGGCGTGCACCACACCCACTACGACGTCGAGCGCTCACCGCTCAACGCCACGGCACGCGACTCGATTTCACGCACGGTGCCGATCCTGTCGCTCGACTCCGGCCTGTTCTTCGAACGCGAAGCCCGCCTCTTCAACGGCGACTACCTGCAGACGCTCGAGCCGCGGCTGTACTACCTGCGCATTCCCTCGCGCAAACAGGACGACATCCCGCTGTTCGACACCAGCCGCCTCGACATCGGCTTCGCCCAGCTGTTTGCCGAGAACCGCTTCTCGGGCAGCGACCGCATCGGCGACGCCAACGACCTGACCGCCACCCTGACCACCCGCTTCATCGAAGCCGGAACCGGTATCGAGCGCCTGCGCGCACTGATCGGCCAGCGCTACTACTTCTCCGACCAGGAGGTTTACCTGTTCAACCGGGACGAACTGCGCACCGCCGGCAAGGGCGCCGAGCTGCTCGGCGGACTCGGCGGACGGCTGTCGAGGACGCTGTCGCTCGACTCCTACGTGCAATACAACACCGACACCCGCGAAACCGAGCGCTTCAACGCCAGCCTGCGCTACCAGCCCGGCTTTGCCAGGGCACTGAACCTCAGCTACCGCTACGCACCGAACCTGCGCATCGCCGAAAACATCGTCGGACTCGAGGATGTCGATGTTTCCGGACAATGGCCGATCGGGCGCGGCTGGTACGGTGTCAGCCGTCTCACCCACTCGCTCAAGGAAAACCGCCTCACCGAGGCCATCGGCGGACTGGAATACGACGGCGGCTGCTGGGCGTTCCGGGTCGCAATGCACCGCTTCGCGATCGACGAAAACGACGTCACCAAGGCCATTTTCGTCCAACTCGAACTCAACGACCTCGCCAGCATCGGCTCCAATCCGGTCGGCCTGATCACGCGCAGCGTGCCCGGCTATGGCAAGATCAACGACTCCTCGTCCGGCCGCATCTTCGGCTCGGAATGA